The Gordonia terrae genome contains the following window.
TACGTGCGAATACTGGATCGGTCGAGTCGCGCGGTGATCCTGTTGGCGTTCGTCGTCGATCGGACACGGCGACGCGTCACCACGGTCCTTCGAACCGTAGTCGTCAGCGTCGACCTCACCACGCGGAGGGCGAGACCGTTTGCGCCAGAGGTGGCTCGTGAGATCGACAGGGTCATGCGCCGCCATGAATCGCTGTCCTGGTCGCCACCGTTTCCGCGATGGGGCAGGTTGTCTGGCTCTCGTCGGCGCAGGTGGCGACGCCGCATCGCCGGCGGCTTGCTGTAACCCTCATGAGGAATTAGTGTGGGCTGCGACACATCCGCTGCCTCCGTTTTGCGTGTGTCACTCACCAAGTGGTCGAACGGAGGCCCGCGATCCCGCAGCCCTGTCGGGCGCTTCCGATCGACCAGTCGAGGAGACGTCTCTTGAGTGCACATACGACGACCCAGCTCACCGATGCGGAGTTGGCTGACGCTGCCGAGCGACTCGAGCGTGCGAAGACTGCCGGCTGTCCGGTCGTCGACTTCGATTACACGACACGCCGGCCCGCGATGACCTACTTCGAGGAGTTCGACAAGCTCCGCCACCAGACGCCCACGGCGTATTCGTCGTATGGGCCCGGCTTCTGGATGCTGCTCACTTCTGACCTGGTCCGCGAGGCGTATCAGACCCCGGAGATATTCAGCAGTAGCGCGACGATTCCGTCGGTTCCGAACCCGGATTGGCACTGGATTCCGACGATGGTCGACCCGCCGTTGCACGGCGAGTACCGCCGGATGCTCAACATCGCGTTCTCGCCGCGCTTCGTGAAGCAGAATGAGGACCGGATTCGGCAGGACTGCATCGAGACCATCGAGGAGTTCGCCTCCGCCGGACACTGCGATTTCCTGGAGCAGTTCGCGAAAGTGTTTCCGACACAGGTGTTCCTGCGCATCGTTGGCTTGCCGATGGAGCATGCCGACATGTTCATGGCCTGGGTCGAGGCGACGTTCGACGGTTTGGGTCACCTGGGGGATGATGCGCTGGACCAGCGGGAGGCGCAGGTCGCGATCAAAGAGTACTTCTCGCGGGTCTTGACCGACCGGCGCGAGAACCCGCCGGCCGATGCAGACGACGACTTCTTCTCCATCCTGGCGTCCACCGTGATCGGCGGGGAACCGATCACCGACGAGGCGTTCACCAACATGGCTGAGGTCATTCTGCTGGCCGGTCTGGACACGGTGAAGAGCCAGCTCAGTTACATGTTCTATCACCTGGCCAACACTCCGAGTGATCGAGAATGGCTTGTCCGCGAGCCCGAGATCATTCCGAATGCCGTCGAAGAGTTCCTGCGTGCCCACAACATCGTCATGACCGCGCGGCAGATCGCCGAAGACACCGAGTTCCATGGTTGTCCGATGAAGAAGGGCGACATGGTGATGGTCGCCAATCCGTCGGCATCGCGCGACGAGGCGGAGTTCGACAACCCGACCGAGATCCAGTTCGATCGCCAGATCACCGCCCACTATTCCTTCGCGGGTGGGCCGCATCGCTGCGTCGGAGCACACCTCGTACGCACCGAGTTGGCGATCGCGCTGGAGGAGTGGCACAAGCGGATCCCGAACTACTCCGTCACCAATACGGAGGGTCTCGTCGAAGCCGGACCGACCGTCGGACTCGAACGTCTGGAGTTGGGGTGGTCGGTGTGAATCCGCCGACAAGGTGAAGCGGATCGCCGAGACGAATGCACGGGAACTCCTGTCGGCCAGTCGGATTGGGAGTAATCGAGTCCCTCCGCCATCGAAGCCATCCGGCGGGCCGCAGTTGACTAAATCATCATGAGGAATTAAGGTGTGACTGTGTTCACTCATACAGGCCGCGCCCGCCGTGCGCCATGGGACCGGTGCTCGAAGGCCGGGAGCGTTGACGCATGACCGCCGGTGCACGTGACGATCTCACTCCGGATGTCGCGCCGGTGCGCGACGGCGAGAATCTCGACTGGGATGCGCTCGAGACGTATCTCCGGCTGCACCTCTCTGAGGTCGGCGGACCGTTTTCGGTGCTCCAGTTCCCGCGCGGATCGGCGAACCTCACCTATCGGGTGACCTTCGGCGATCGGCATCTCGTGGTGAGGCGACCGCCGCTCGGGCAGGTTGCGGCGGCCGCGCACGACATGGCGCGCGAACATCGGGTGCTGTCCCGCTTGTACGCCGCCTATCCTCGGGCGCCTCGTGCGTACCTCCACTGTGCGGACACCGCGGTCATCGGCGCGGAGTTCTTCGTCTCGGAGTACCGGCGCGGTCACGTGGTCTGGGACCACGTCCCAGCGGCGATCTCGACCGACGCCGATGCATCCGTACGGGTGGGTCTCGCGGTCATCGACGCACTTGCGGACCTGCACGACGTCGATCCCGCCGCGTGTGATCTGCAGGATCTCGGCCGCCCCGAGGGATTTCTCCGGCGGCAGGTCGAGGGGTGGACGCGCCGGTGGGCCGCAGTCGCGGAGCAGTCGTTGCTCGATGATGCAGTGCAGACCCGGGTGATGGTCGACGAGGTCGCCGCGCGCCTTGCGCGCGACCTCCCTCGGACCCAACGAGCAGGCATCGTCCACAACGATTTTAAGATCGACAACTGTCAGTTCATCGCCGGTGATCCCGACCGAGTCGCCGCGGTGTTCGACTGGGACATGGCAACTCTCGGGGATTCGCTCGCCGACTTCGGCACGCTGCTGAACTACTGGCCCGACCACACCCTGTCAGCCGATGATCCCGGTGCGTTTGTCGCTGCGTCGGCCACTCGTGAGCTCGATCTCCCCGATCGTGATGCGGTCGTCGAGCGATATGCGTCCACGAGTTCGCTCGACCTCGCCGAGATCGCCTGGTACGAGGCCTTCGGATGCTGGCGCACCGTCGTCATCTTGCAGCAGCTGTATGCGCGAGCGGTCCGCGGCGAGAGCGCCGACCCACGCATGCTGCAGCGGGGCGAGATGGTCGCGCCACTGACTCGCCGAGCGCTTGCGTTGCTCGGCGGCATCGTCTGACCCACTTCCTTCTCCAAGCCGATCAGAAAACGAGGAACTCATGAAGACCGGAAGCAGGCTTCTCAGCTCGGTATGTGACACCGAGGTCATGGTGGTCAAGGGCGCCGACATCGAAATCGACTGTGGTGGTGCGCCGATGGTCGACGTCCGGACCGCTGACGTCGGCGATGTGGCAACCGGATTCGACGGCGGCACGGCGCTCGGAAAGCGGTACGTGCATGAGGCCTCGGGTCTGCAGGTGCTGTGCGTCAAGCCGGGTGTCGGAAGCCTGTCCGTCGACGGCGAGATCCTCCCGGAGCTCGCCGCGAAAAAGCTCCCCTCGTCGGACTGAGGCGCCGGATGAATGTGACGATGCTCCTCGAGATGGTCGCTCAGGCGGCCGGGGACAGAACCGCGGTCGTCGCCGACGGCACCCGCCTGACCTACGACGCGCTGGCCCACCAGGCCGGCGCGTGGTCGGCCGCCATCCGTGAACAGGACGTGCACGCTGTCGCCTACGTCGGCGAGAACTCCGCCGACACCGTGGCGCTCTTCTTCGGTACCGCGATGGCCGGGGTCTCCTATGTTCCGGTGAACTATCGGTGGACCGACGAGCAGCTGCGCGAGGCGCTCACGCGTATCGCACCGGTCTCGGTGGTGACCGACGAACGGTCCGCCTCACGTGTTCTCGGACTCGACGGTGTACATCCGTTGGGACGCCCTGATTCTGGTCGTGTCGCCGATGCCGCCGACACGGACGCCGACTTCCCCGCCGTCCTGCTGTTCACGAGCGGCACCAGCGGCACGCCGAAGGCCGCGATCCTGCGTAATCGGCACCTGGTGCCCTATGTGCTGTCCACCGTCGAATTCCTCAACGCGAGTGAGGAGGAAGCGATCCTCGTATCGGTTCCGCCATACCACATCGCCGCGGTGAGTTCCATGATCACGTCTCTGTACTCGGGTCGGAAGATGGTGCTGCTCACCGCATTCGAGGCCCGGGGGTGGGTCGATCTGGCGCGGCGCGAGCACGTCACCCAGGCCATGGTCGTGCCCACGATGCTCGACCGGATTCTCGACGTGATCGAATCCGACGGCAAGTCCCTACCCGCCCTGCGGCACCTGTCGTATGGCGGTGGGCGGATGCCGGTCGACGTCATCGAACGGACCCTGCGACTGCTGCCCGGCGTCGACCTGGTCAACGCGTACGGTCTGACCGAGACCAGCTCCACGATCAGCCTTCTGGGTCCGGAGGACCACCGAACCGCCTCCGCCAGTGCTGATCCCGCAATTCGCGCCCGCCTGGGGTCCGTGGGTCGAGCGCTGCCCTCGGTGCAGATCGAGATCCGCGACGACGACGGGGAGGTGCTTCCTCCCGGTGAGTCGGGGGAGATCTGGGTTCGCGGCGAGCAGGTGTCCGGCGAGTATCTGAGCCACTCGGCGATCGACGCGTCCGGGTGGTATCCGACGCGCGACCGCGGGCACCTCGATTCCGATGGGTTCCTGTTCCTGCACGGTCGAGCCGACGACGTCATCGTGCGCGGCGGCGAGAACATCTCGCCGAGCGAGATCGAGGACCGCTTGCGGCAGCACCCGAGCGTCGACGATGTGGCCGTGGTCGGGATCCCCGACGAGCAATGGGGCGAACGGATCGAGGCCTTCGTGGTGAGTTCGCGGGGAATCGATGTCGATGAACTGAAACAGTGGGTGCGCGACGGGTTGAGGTCCACCCGCGTGCCGCAGTTCATCCATCACGAGGCCGAGTTGCCGTACAACGAGACCGGCAAGTTGCTGCGGCGCGTGCTCAAGAACGAGCGGGTTGCAGCTCTGTAGTCGACCGTGACCGCTCAGCCGGTCCGAGGAGAAATCAGGTGAGGTCATGACGTTCGTGATCACGCAGAACTGCTGCAATGACGCGTCCTGTGTTCCGGTGTGTCCGGTCAACTGCATCCATCCGACTCCCGACGAGCCGGAGTATGCGACCACGGAGATGCTCTACATAGACCCGGACGCCTGCATCGAGTGCGGCGCATGCCTCGATGCCTGTCCGGTGAGCGCGATCGAACCCGACTACGATCTCGATGAGTCGTCGTTGCCGTTCATCGAACTCAACGCGGTCTACTACCGCGATCCCGCGCATCAGGAGTACGCCCAAGTTCCGTTCACACAACCGCCTGCGCGCTTCTGGGCGGGTGCAGAGAAGCTGCGCGTGGCGATCGTGGGGGCCGGGCCGGCAAGCAGTTACGCAGTCGAACACCTACTCGCTCAACGGGGTCTCGACGTACAGATCGATGTCTTCGAGAAGCTCATGACCCCGTGGGGGCTGCTGCGACATGGGGTCGCACCGGATCACGAGGCGACCAAGCAGGCGGCCGAGGCTTTCACCCGGTCGATGCGGCATCGCGCGGTCAGGGTGTTCTTCGACGTGGAGGTGGGTACCGACGTCACCTTCACCGAGTTGTCCGATCGGTATCACGCTGTGCTGTACGGCGTCGGTGCGGCGTCGGACCGACGGATGAGTATCCCCGGTGAGGACCTGGCCAACAGCATGTCCGCCACCGAACTGGTCGCCTGGTACAACGGGCACCCCGACGGGCTCGATCACGAACCCGATCTCTCATCGGAACGAGCAATCGTGATCGGGAACGGCAACGTGGCACTCGATGTCGCGCGAATCCTCGCGACCGATGTCGACGAGCTGCGGAAGACCGACATCGCCGAACATTCGTTGACAGCACTCGCCACGTCCCGTATCCGGGAGGTCCGGGTCCTCGGGCGGCGGGGTGCCGACGTGGCAGCCTTCACGACCCCGGAGCTGATCGGACTGCGAGAAGCGCTGGGCCCAAGGCTTGTTCGCAGCGAGGACCTCGGCGAACCCAGTCCGGACTCATCGGTGATGGCGATGTTCAAGAGGGAGTTGATCGAGAAGCTGCCGACGAGACGCCCGGACACCGACGAACCCGTCGTCGTGCTGGACTTCCGTCGGACCCCGGTGTCGGTGGTGGGCGACTCGACGGTGGCTGCGCTGCGCTGTGTTCCGACCGGCGGCGGTGAGGCGCTCGACCTGGCATGTGGTCTCGTCGTGCGGGCGGTCGGATACCGATCCGAACCGATCGCCGGCCTGCCGTTCGATCTCGAACGCGCCGTGGTGCCCAATGACGAAGGGCGCGTTACGGACATCGATGGCAGTGTGATCGCGGGCGCCTACGTGACAGGGTGGGTCAAGCGCGGCCCGACGGGCGCGCTCGGGACGAACCGACGCTGCGCACGCGCAACCGTCTCCTCCCTACTGGACGACTTCGGCGCCGGTCGGTTGGCCGGCCCGCAGGTGACCGACGACATCGCGGAGCGGTTCCCGAGTTCGGCGAACTTCGATGACTGGCGACGTCTGGACTCGCACGAGAAATCGACTGGCCGAGCATCGGGACGGACGCGGTTGAAGACGGTGACCCGCTCCGAACAGCACTCCATAGTCTCCGCACGTGACTCCTGACCCGAGAGTGCCCCTCACTCATGGACCAGACCGGAGACCGATGAATCACCCCGCCAGCGCTCCTCGCGTGTTCCCCTCCGTCGAGGCCTTCGCCGACGCGGTCGGCGAAGAGCTCGGGATCAGCCCGTGGCTGATCGTCGATCAGGGGATGGTGGACGCGTTCGCGGACGTCACCCGTGACCACCAGTGGATTCATGTCGACCCCGTCCGGGCGGGGGAGGGGCCGTACGGCGCGACCATCGCGCACGGATACCTGACCCTGTCCTTGCTGCCGTCGATGGGTTGGCAGATATACACCGTCGAAGGCGTGCAGATGGGTGTCAACTACGGGCTCGACTCCGTTCGCTTTCCTGCGCCGGTGCCGGTGGGCTCGCGCATACGCGCCGTGGCCACGCTGACCGACGTGCAGGACGCGACCACGGGTACGAGGTTCACCGTGCGTTTCGTCGTCGAGATCGAGGGGGCCGACAAGCCGGCGTGCGTGGCCGACACCGTTCGCGT
Protein-coding sequences here:
- a CDS encoding MaoC family dehydratase, producing the protein MNHPASAPRVFPSVEAFADAVGEELGISPWLIVDQGMVDAFADVTRDHQWIHVDPVRAGEGPYGATIAHGYLTLSLLPSMGWQIYTVEGVQMGVNYGLDSVRFPAPVPVGSRIRAVATLTDVQDATTGTRFTVRFVVEIEGADKPACVADTVRVLVG
- a CDS encoding class I adenylate-forming enzyme family protein, which produces MNVTMLLEMVAQAAGDRTAVVADGTRLTYDALAHQAGAWSAAIREQDVHAVAYVGENSADTVALFFGTAMAGVSYVPVNYRWTDEQLREALTRIAPVSVVTDERSASRVLGLDGVHPLGRPDSGRVADAADTDADFPAVLLFTSGTSGTPKAAILRNRHLVPYVLSTVEFLNASEEEAILVSVPPYHIAAVSSMITSLYSGRKMVLLTAFEARGWVDLARREHVTQAMVVPTMLDRILDVIESDGKSLPALRHLSYGGGRMPVDVIERTLRLLPGVDLVNAYGLTETSSTISLLGPEDHRTASASADPAIRARLGSVGRALPSVQIEIRDDDGEVLPPGESGEIWVRGEQVSGEYLSHSAIDASGWYPTRDRGHLDSDGFLFLHGRADDVIVRGGENISPSEIEDRLRQHPSVDDVAVVGIPDEQWGERIEAFVVSSRGIDVDELKQWVRDGLRSTRVPQFIHHEAELPYNETGKLLRRVLKNERVAAL
- a CDS encoding thioesterase family protein, with protein sequence MRLDEVDVGPIPADHIDGNGHLSVRFIVEIAAHGAHEVLVACGLTDARRASTHQGVFTAEHHLVYLSEMRVDSDLGVYVRILDRSSRAVILLAFVVDRTRRRVTTVLRTVVVSVDLTTRRARPFAPEVAREIDRVMRRHESLSWSPPFPRWGRLSGSRRRRWRRRIAGGLL
- a CDS encoding phosphotransferase family protein, which encodes MTAGARDDLTPDVAPVRDGENLDWDALETYLRLHLSEVGGPFSVLQFPRGSANLTYRVTFGDRHLVVRRPPLGQVAAAAHDMAREHRVLSRLYAAYPRAPRAYLHCADTAVIGAEFFVSEYRRGHVVWDHVPAAISTDADASVRVGLAVIDALADLHDVDPAACDLQDLGRPEGFLRRQVEGWTRRWAAVAEQSLLDDAVQTRVMVDEVAARLARDLPRTQRAGIVHNDFKIDNCQFIAGDPDRVAAVFDWDMATLGDSLADFGTLLNYWPDHTLSADDPGAFVAASATRELDLPDRDAVVERYASTSSLDLAEIAWYEAFGCWRTVVILQQLYARAVRGESADPRMLQRGEMVAPLTRRALALLGGIV
- a CDS encoding cytochrome P450; translated protein: MSAHTTTQLTDAELADAAERLERAKTAGCPVVDFDYTTRRPAMTYFEEFDKLRHQTPTAYSSYGPGFWMLLTSDLVREAYQTPEIFSSSATIPSVPNPDWHWIPTMVDPPLHGEYRRMLNIAFSPRFVKQNEDRIRQDCIETIEEFASAGHCDFLEQFAKVFPTQVFLRIVGLPMEHADMFMAWVEATFDGLGHLGDDALDQREAQVAIKEYFSRVLTDRRENPPADADDDFFSILASTVIGGEPITDEAFTNMAEVILLAGLDTVKSQLSYMFYHLANTPSDREWLVREPEIIPNAVEEFLRAHNIVMTARQIAEDTEFHGCPMKKGDMVMVANPSASRDEAEFDNPTEIQFDRQITAHYSFAGGPHRCVGAHLVRTELAIALEEWHKRIPNYSVTNTEGLVEAGPTVGLERLELGWSV
- a CDS encoding FAD-dependent oxidoreductase, which gives rise to MTFVITQNCCNDASCVPVCPVNCIHPTPDEPEYATTEMLYIDPDACIECGACLDACPVSAIEPDYDLDESSLPFIELNAVYYRDPAHQEYAQVPFTQPPARFWAGAEKLRVAIVGAGPASSYAVEHLLAQRGLDVQIDVFEKLMTPWGLLRHGVAPDHEATKQAAEAFTRSMRHRAVRVFFDVEVGTDVTFTELSDRYHAVLYGVGAASDRRMSIPGEDLANSMSATELVAWYNGHPDGLDHEPDLSSERAIVIGNGNVALDVARILATDVDELRKTDIAEHSLTALATSRIREVRVLGRRGADVAAFTTPELIGLREALGPRLVRSEDLGEPSPDSSVMAMFKRELIEKLPTRRPDTDEPVVVLDFRRTPVSVVGDSTVAALRCVPTGGGEALDLACGLVVRAVGYRSEPIAGLPFDLERAVVPNDEGRVTDIDGSVIAGAYVTGWVKRGPTGALGTNRRCARATVSSLLDDFGAGRLAGPQVTDDIAERFPSSANFDDWRRLDSHEKSTGRASGRTRLKTVTRSEQHSIVSARDS